One region of Mycolicibacterium lutetiense genomic DNA includes:
- a CDS encoding DUF2786 domain-containing protein — MSRRNRQKRAAKQRDRRRTTTHQKRWHTDPGYDRVALLDRLTAALYNYAMCPDHDAEFHAAELLDEFPGRTHDLDLAADGTLAGAISRAWQVGWSPNDLHEFARRRLDAAATGYLDEAIVRESRHYPVTALHPRWRAELAALHVDIDHGAPQMWDWANTNAVDHHGALTVVLKVLRLLATLTILEPFLPLPSEHQHSTIPVNTADAKALSRVRGLLAKAEATKFPEEAEALSAKAQELMSRYSLHHAIRDHERGRVAEAIARRIWIDNPYVSAKAALVQSVATANRCRMVCAEKIGFVAVIGTECDLEFVELLATSLLVQATRAMLRAGRETSGGQTRTRSFRQSFLLSYANRIGERLAATSATVATEVDRSTLLPVLAARSQATDDLTNRLFPATAPREMLASSGAGWTAGRIAADLAQLEVRRPIAG, encoded by the coding sequence ATGAGCCGCCGCAACCGCCAAAAGCGCGCCGCCAAGCAGAGGGACCGCCGGCGCACAACGACCCACCAGAAACGCTGGCACACCGATCCCGGGTACGACCGGGTCGCCCTGCTCGACCGCCTCACCGCGGCGCTGTACAACTACGCGATGTGTCCCGACCACGACGCGGAATTCCACGCCGCTGAGCTGCTCGACGAGTTCCCGGGCCGGACACACGATCTCGACCTTGCCGCCGACGGCACTTTGGCCGGTGCCATCAGCAGAGCGTGGCAGGTGGGTTGGTCGCCCAACGACCTGCACGAGTTCGCTCGTCGCCGTCTCGACGCAGCGGCAACCGGCTACCTGGACGAGGCCATCGTTCGCGAGTCGCGGCACTATCCCGTCACCGCACTACACCCGCGATGGCGCGCCGAGCTCGCCGCGTTACACGTGGACATCGATCACGGCGCTCCGCAGATGTGGGACTGGGCGAACACGAATGCCGTCGACCATCACGGAGCGTTGACGGTCGTACTGAAGGTACTGCGGCTTCTGGCAACCCTTACGATCCTGGAACCCTTTCTGCCGTTGCCCAGTGAGCACCAGCACTCGACGATCCCGGTGAACACGGCCGATGCGAAAGCGCTCAGCCGCGTGCGCGGACTACTCGCCAAGGCAGAGGCCACCAAGTTTCCCGAAGAAGCGGAAGCGCTTTCAGCCAAGGCGCAAGAACTGATGAGCAGATACTCGTTGCACCACGCGATTCGAGACCACGAGCGTGGCCGCGTAGCGGAGGCCATCGCTCGGCGGATCTGGATCGACAACCCCTACGTCAGCGCCAAGGCGGCACTGGTGCAGTCCGTGGCAACGGCCAACCGGTGCCGCATGGTGTGCGCGGAAAAGATCGGGTTCGTCGCCGTCATCGGGACCGAGTGCGACCTGGAATTCGTTGAACTGCTCGCTACTTCGCTATTGGTCCAGGCCACCCGGGCGATGCTGCGCGCGGGCCGAGAAACCAGCGGCGGACAGACCCGGACACGATCGTTCCGCCAATCGTTTCTGCTCTCCTACGCCAACCGCATCGGTGAACGCCTCGCCGCCACCTCCGCGACAGTTGCCACCGAAGTGGATCGCAGCACTCTGCTTCCGGTACTGGCAGCACGCAGCCAGGCCACCGATGACCTCACCAACCGCCTCTTCCCAGCGACTGCTCCCCGTGAAATGTTGGCCTCCAGCGGTGCTGGATGGACGGCCGGACGGATTGCAGCAGACCTTGCGCAGCTGGAGGTGCGTCGCCCGATCGCGGGATGA
- a CDS encoding type 1 glutamine amidotransferase domain-containing protein, whose product MTKVLMVISAADRWTLNDGTVHPSGYWAEEVARPHQIFTEAGWEITVATPGGNAPTLDQLSLGISGGMPWKRREVKSYLDSIANVLAHPVALDTVNADDYDVVFYPGGHGPMEDLAYDPVSGALLAHRLESGKPLALLCHAPAAILAAGGPDGVSPFAGRRMTGLSNREEHLNSFGWKAPWLLEGRLKELGIDYSKALLPLRPHVVVDGNLYTGQNPQSSEKLAERLVADVGRV is encoded by the coding sequence ATGACGAAAGTTCTGATGGTGATCTCGGCGGCCGACCGCTGGACACTCAACGACGGGACGGTGCATCCGTCGGGGTACTGGGCCGAAGAGGTGGCGCGGCCGCACCAGATTTTCACCGAGGCCGGGTGGGAGATCACGGTGGCGACGCCGGGCGGTAATGCTCCGACGCTGGACCAGCTCAGCCTCGGCATCTCCGGCGGCATGCCGTGGAAGCGCCGGGAGGTCAAGAGCTATCTCGACAGCATCGCGAACGTGCTGGCCCATCCTGTGGCACTCGACACCGTGAACGCCGACGACTACGACGTGGTGTTCTACCCCGGCGGGCACGGCCCGATGGAGGACCTCGCCTACGACCCGGTTTCTGGTGCGCTGCTCGCGCACCGTCTGGAATCCGGCAAGCCACTCGCGCTGCTGTGCCATGCACCGGCGGCGATCCTGGCCGCTGGTGGGCCGGACGGGGTGTCGCCGTTCGCCGGCCGGCGGATGACCGGGCTGTCGAATCGGGAGGAGCACCTGAACAGCTTCGGGTGGAAGGCGCCTTGGCTCTTGGAGGGCAGGCTGAAAGAGCTCGGCATCGACTACTCCAAGGCGCTGCTTCCGCTGCGCCCCCACGTCGTGGTCGACGGCAACCTCTACACCGGGCAGAACCCGCAGTCCTCGGAGAAGTTGGCTGAGCGACTCGTGGCGGATGTGGGGAGGGTCTGA
- a CDS encoding NADH:flavin oxidoreductase/NADH oxidase family protein yields MSSTSEALFAPLQLKSGQVLRNRIAKAAMEEGMAGRVQLPDERLIALYRQWGAGGTGLLITGNVMVHAEAMTGPGGVVLDADSPLEPFAAWAREGRRDGAAMWMQISHPGRQVQANMPGVVWGPSDVAVDLGRHSKRFGQPVAMTAEQIGDTITRFATTARRAEQAGFDGVEVHAAHGYLLSQFLSPLVNTRTDEWGGSLENRARLLLEIVRAIRAEVSPGFSVAVKLNSADFQRGGFDADDARKVIDMLAPLGVDLVELSGGSYESPAMTGRPADERTEAREAYFLELAAELAVSSPIPLMLTGGITRRTTAERVLASGVAVVGMATALAETPDLPARWRRGAEANGRLKPVTWSDKSLASTASMAMVRYQMRRLGAGKTPALNIGPAFALVADQLVSRRALRGYSRWLRSRPRTDRVVGTQHV; encoded by the coding sequence ATGTCGAGCACGTCGGAGGCTTTGTTCGCGCCCCTGCAGCTGAAGTCCGGTCAGGTGTTGCGCAATCGGATCGCCAAGGCGGCCATGGAAGAGGGCATGGCCGGACGGGTGCAGCTGCCGGATGAGCGCCTGATCGCGCTGTACCGGCAGTGGGGCGCCGGCGGAACCGGACTGCTCATCACCGGCAACGTCATGGTGCATGCCGAGGCCATGACCGGGCCGGGTGGCGTCGTGCTGGATGCGGACTCACCGCTGGAACCGTTCGCGGCGTGGGCGCGGGAAGGACGGCGCGACGGTGCAGCGATGTGGATGCAGATCAGCCATCCCGGCCGGCAGGTCCAGGCCAACATGCCGGGCGTGGTGTGGGGGCCGTCGGACGTCGCGGTCGACCTGGGCCGGCACTCCAAGAGATTCGGCCAGCCCGTCGCGATGACGGCCGAGCAGATCGGCGACACCATCACCCGCTTCGCCACCACGGCGCGGCGTGCCGAGCAGGCCGGGTTCGACGGCGTCGAGGTTCATGCCGCGCACGGCTATCTGCTGTCGCAGTTCCTGTCGCCGCTCGTCAACACCCGCACCGACGAGTGGGGCGGCTCGCTGGAGAACCGCGCCCGTTTGCTCCTGGAGATCGTTCGCGCGATCCGTGCCGAGGTGTCGCCGGGCTTTTCCGTTGCGGTGAAACTGAATTCAGCGGACTTCCAGCGCGGCGGCTTCGACGCTGACGACGCTCGCAAGGTGATCGACATGCTCGCGCCGCTCGGCGTTGACCTGGTCGAGCTGTCCGGCGGCAGCTACGAAAGCCCGGCCATGACCGGCCGCCCGGCCGATGAGCGCACTGAGGCCCGCGAGGCGTACTTCCTGGAATTGGCGGCCGAGCTCGCCGTGAGCAGCCCTATTCCGCTCATGTTGACCGGTGGGATCACCCGGCGCACGACTGCCGAGCGGGTGCTGGCCAGTGGCGTCGCCGTGGTCGGCATGGCCACCGCGCTCGCCGAAACCCCCGACCTGCCCGCGCGCTGGCGCCGGGGCGCGGAGGCGAACGGACGCCTGAAGCCCGTGACCTGGTCGGACAAGTCGCTGGCCTCCACGGCCAGCATGGCGATGGTCCGCTACCAGATGCGCCGGCTCGGGGCGGGGAAGACGCCCGCACTCAACATAGGCCCGGCGTTCGCGCTGGTCGCCGATCAATTGGTGTCGAGGCGTGCCCTTCGTGGGTACTCACGGTGGTTGAGGTCCCGGCCGCGGACAGACCGCGTCGTTGGCACGCAACACGTTTAA
- a CDS encoding type VII secretion target, producing the protein MLVDPEVLRTLASQADAASSTISSADVGSKATSAADGLPGSTTQWAARTVGEHFSNAAIKLADNVTKMGQAVRGAGDAFEVTDDALGSDFDGLF; encoded by the coding sequence ATGCTGGTGGATCCGGAGGTCCTGAGGACCTTGGCTAGTCAGGCAGATGCCGCAAGTTCGACGATTTCTTCTGCGGACGTCGGTAGCAAGGCAACGTCGGCGGCAGATGGCCTTCCAGGTTCAACCACGCAGTGGGCCGCGCGAACCGTCGGTGAGCACTTCTCGAATGCGGCCATCAAGCTCGCCGACAACGTCACCAAAATGGGGCAGGCGGTCCGTGGCGCGGGCGATGCTTTCGAGGTGACGGATGACGCGCTCGGCAGCGACTTCGACGGATTGTTCTAA
- a CDS encoding DUF3427 domain-containing protein has product MDVGLYESLLTERLNTALRQRPDLQPELSTVDEAEQAGTIARHLTPLIERQLRAARSAEERAELLRSILAVLGDADALTESLHQDDPAKIRRLDAVSAKTLGTLALPRPATPLSDAALMTNARNEPTLAAELRTELASADHVDLLCAFVKWHGLRLLERELTELRERGVPLRVITTTYLGATDARALDALVDEFGAEVRVNYETDRTRLHAKAWLLRRNTGFHTAYVGSSNLSHAALVDGLEWNVRLSAISTPHLLEKFRATFDSYWENREFEPYRPSEDSEKLRGALEIASGKKQRDPLAVTLSGLEVTAKPYQAELLEQLDAERVLHDRHRNLIVAATGTGKTVIAALDYRRLVREVHGRDLTLLFVAHRKEILAQARRMYQEVLTDATFGELLVDGEQPARWRHVFASIQSLSADRLSTIEPGHFDIVVIDEFHHAQAASYRRLLDHIEPLELLGLTATPERGDGIDVRAFFGGRVAAELRLWDALEQNLLCPFHYFGVHDGTDLETLQWKRGGYDLAQLSEVYTGNDARTRIVLDQLRDKVADVGAMRALGFCVSVDHARYMAERFVAAGIPARAVVGLDDSAERRAALAALRNGEINVLFTVDLFNEGLDIPLVDTVLFLRPTESTTVFLQQLGRGLRLAPGKSVLTALDFVGHQRREFRFDQRFRALTGLGRKQLEKQIEQGFPFLPSGSQIVLDGVAQKLVLENVRQQVSPKKAALVSEIRAHPNDRLASYLEESGRGIEDILRGTQPVRSWTTLCRDAGKLGEEPGPRETELVKRVKALAHVDDRRRAEAYRALLAGGSVIEQRLAEMLFYSLFPDGGGFDSAAAGLDVLCGEAVADEMRQVVDIAFDAAHRSTYALGDVAPELAEVPLALHATYSREEVLAGLGWVSDKRTPATMREGVARCESINADAFLITLKKSDNDYSPTTMYRDFALSPDLFHWESQSTTSSASPTGQRYIHHRRDGSHILLFVREAKTNALGAAPYIFLGPADYVSHEGDRPMAITWHLRQAMPTEVYLGARAAVA; this is encoded by the coding sequence GTGGACGTCGGCCTGTACGAATCCCTGCTCACCGAGCGGCTCAACACTGCCCTGAGGCAGCGACCCGACCTGCAGCCCGAGCTCAGCACGGTCGATGAAGCTGAGCAGGCAGGAACGATCGCCCGTCATCTCACTCCGCTCATCGAGCGCCAATTACGTGCTGCACGTAGCGCCGAGGAACGCGCCGAGCTGCTCCGCAGCATCCTGGCGGTGCTCGGCGACGCGGACGCGCTCACCGAGAGCCTGCACCAGGACGACCCGGCCAAGATCCGGCGCCTCGACGCGGTCAGCGCGAAAACCCTCGGAACCCTGGCACTTCCACGCCCGGCCACACCGCTGTCCGATGCGGCGCTGATGACCAACGCCCGCAATGAGCCGACGCTGGCGGCGGAACTACGGACCGAACTTGCCAGCGCCGACCATGTCGACCTGTTGTGCGCGTTCGTCAAGTGGCACGGCCTGCGGCTGCTGGAGCGGGAACTGACAGAGCTGCGTGAGCGCGGGGTGCCACTGCGGGTCATCACCACGACATACTTGGGCGCCACTGACGCGCGAGCGCTCGATGCTCTGGTCGACGAGTTCGGCGCCGAGGTCCGCGTCAACTACGAGACCGACCGCACCCGGCTGCACGCCAAGGCATGGCTGCTGCGCCGCAACACCGGCTTTCACACCGCCTACGTCGGCTCGTCCAACCTGTCGCACGCCGCGCTCGTCGACGGACTGGAATGGAATGTGCGGCTGTCGGCGATCTCCACCCCGCACCTGCTGGAAAAGTTCCGTGCGACCTTTGACTCCTATTGGGAGAACCGCGAATTCGAACCCTATCGGCCGTCCGAGGACAGTGAGAAGCTGCGCGGCGCATTGGAGATCGCTTCTGGGAAGAAGCAACGTGACCCGCTGGCGGTGACGCTGTCCGGGTTGGAGGTAACCGCCAAGCCCTATCAAGCCGAGCTGCTCGAACAACTCGACGCCGAACGGGTGCTGCATGACCGGCACCGCAATTTGATTGTCGCGGCCACCGGGACCGGTAAGACGGTGATCGCTGCGTTGGACTATCGCCGGCTGGTGCGCGAGGTGCACGGTCGTGACCTGACGCTGCTGTTCGTCGCGCACCGCAAGGAGATTCTGGCCCAGGCTCGCCGGATGTATCAGGAGGTGCTCACTGACGCGACATTCGGCGAACTATTGGTCGACGGGGAGCAACCGGCCCGGTGGCGCCACGTCTTCGCCAGCATCCAATCGCTTTCTGCGGACCGGCTTTCCACCATCGAGCCGGGGCATTTTGACATCGTGGTGATCGATGAGTTCCACCACGCGCAAGCGGCGTCCTATCGCCGACTGCTTGACCACATCGAGCCGCTAGAACTGCTCGGGCTCACCGCCACCCCGGAACGCGGCGATGGGATTGATGTGCGGGCGTTCTTTGGCGGACGGGTCGCCGCGGAGCTGCGGTTGTGGGATGCCCTCGAGCAGAACCTGCTGTGCCCGTTCCACTACTTCGGCGTCCACGACGGCACCGACCTGGAGACGCTGCAGTGGAAACGCGGCGGTTATGACCTGGCCCAGCTGAGCGAGGTGTACACCGGCAACGATGCGCGCACCCGCATCGTGCTCGACCAGCTGCGCGACAAGGTTGCCGATGTCGGTGCCATGCGGGCGTTGGGATTCTGCGTGAGCGTGGATCACGCCCGCTACATGGCCGAACGGTTTGTGGCGGCGGGGATCCCGGCGCGAGCCGTGGTTGGCCTCGACGACAGTGCTGAGCGGCGCGCCGCGCTCGCCGCGTTACGCAACGGCGAGATCAACGTGTTGTTCACGGTCGACCTCTTCAACGAGGGCCTCGACATTCCGCTGGTCGATACGGTGCTGTTCCTGCGGCCCACCGAGAGTACGACGGTGTTTCTACAGCAGTTGGGTCGCGGGCTGCGGCTGGCCCCGGGCAAGTCGGTGCTGACTGCACTGGACTTTGTCGGACACCAGCGCCGGGAGTTCCGGTTCGACCAGCGGTTCCGCGCGTTGACCGGGCTGGGGCGCAAACAGCTGGAAAAGCAGATCGAGCAGGGGTTTCCGTTCCTGCCATCGGGTAGCCAGATCGTGCTCGACGGGGTCGCGCAGAAGCTGGTGCTGGAGAACGTGCGTCAGCAGGTGTCGCCGAAGAAGGCGGCGCTGGTGTCTGAGATTCGGGCGCATCCCAACGATCGGCTGGCGTCCTACCTGGAGGAGTCGGGCCGTGGCATCGAGGACATTCTGCGGGGTACCCAGCCGGTTCGGTCGTGGACGACGCTTTGTCGCGACGCGGGGAAGCTGGGGGAGGAACCCGGTCCGCGGGAGACGGAATTGGTCAAGCGGGTGAAGGCACTGGCGCATGTGGATGACCGACGACGCGCAGAAGCGTATCGAGCACTGCTGGCCGGCGGCAGTGTCATTGAGCAGCGGTTGGCGGAAATGCTGTTCTACTCACTCTTTCCAGACGGTGGCGGATTTGATAGTGCCGCAGCGGGACTCGATGTGCTGTGTGGGGAGGCGGTGGCTGACGAGATGCGTCAGGTCGTCGACATCGCCTTCGATGCGGCGCACCGCAGCACGTACGCGCTAGGCGATGTGGCGCCGGAGTTGGCTGAGGTGCCACTAGCGCTGCATGCCACCTACTCGCGTGAGGAGGTTCTCGCCGGGCTCGGCTGGGTGTCGGACAAGCGGACGCCGGCCACCATGCGCGAAGGGGTGGCGCGGTGCGAGTCGATCAATGCCGATGCATTCCTCATCACCTTGAAGAAGTCGGACAACGATTACTCACCCACGACCATGTACCGGGACTTCGCGCTGAGCCCGGATTTGTTCCACTGGGAGTCGCAGTCGACCACGTCGTCGGCGTCGCCGACCGGGCAGCGCTACATCCACCACCGCCGCGACGGCTCGCACATTCTGCTGTTCGTGCGGGAGGCCAAGACCAATGCGCTCGGTGCCGCGCCGTACATCTTCTTGGGCCCGGCGGACTACGTCTCGCACGAAGGGGACCGGCCGATGGCGATCACGTGGCATTTGCGTCAGGCAATGCCTACTGAGGTGTACTTGGGGGCGCGGGCTGCGGTGGCGTGA
- a CDS encoding DUF4352 domain-containing protein, with protein sequence MSTPYQQPTDPNQPAGQGFPQYTPPRATKRKWPAIVIGGVVFLAVMSAFSDKDDKKQDTKPSAALATQAPTDEGTPTARLNTAVRDGKFEFVVKTVQPGLAEVGDNPYLREQAQGQFVIATLSVQNIGDRAQGFSPSNQKLIDAQGRSFETDSSAQIALGDSDIPIWDDINPGNAVDVSLVYDMPAAAVPARIELHDSMFSGGGTVEQTP encoded by the coding sequence ATGAGCACTCCCTATCAGCAGCCCACCGACCCGAATCAGCCTGCCGGGCAGGGGTTCCCTCAGTACACGCCACCTCGGGCGACGAAGCGCAAGTGGCCGGCGATCGTCATCGGCGGCGTCGTGTTCCTGGCCGTCATGTCCGCCTTCTCCGACAAGGACGACAAGAAGCAGGACACGAAGCCCAGTGCCGCACTCGCGACGCAGGCCCCAACCGACGAGGGCACCCCAACAGCCAGGCTCAACACCGCGGTCCGCGACGGCAAGTTCGAGTTCGTCGTCAAAACGGTGCAGCCTGGCCTGGCCGAGGTCGGCGACAATCCCTACCTGCGCGAGCAGGCTCAGGGTCAGTTCGTGATCGCGACGCTCAGCGTGCAGAACATCGGTGACCGGGCACAAGGGTTCAGTCCGTCCAACCAGAAGTTGATCGACGCCCAGGGCCGCAGTTTCGAAACCGATTCGTCGGCTCAGATCGCCCTGGGCGATTCAGATATCCCGATCTGGGACGACATCAACCCCGGCAACGCCGTCGACGTGTCCCTGGTCTACGACATGCCGGCCGCCGCGGTGCCGGCACGCATCGAATTGCACGATTCGATGTTTTCCGGAGGCGGCACGGTGGAGCAGACGCCGTAG
- a CDS encoding acetoacetate decarboxylase family protein, whose amino-acid sequence MSVQDVVEVDLGGHLVAVPKGGLYDRFRMQTDLDEIERDPRVSSVDFFRKLPKAEVNSVIGPTLTPNFYYRISTARLVMLARSREIRTRLPKALAPLEVAPGIGLVSVMFFRYDVCDIDFYTEAAVGVAVRPARHGKLGFADLASSLANDHLHSYVLSLPVSTEIAQVRGHDGYGFPKWVTELDVTIDADRVVARVGNDAGGVDIGLSAVTPAQAKYGTGERVSTLTSYTSLGGAWHSTLSQTNVLSAGAARFPRGVDLQIGQGRMADDLRALKPIKTIQFDVVTEGQLALHMPVPISVRG is encoded by the coding sequence ATGTCGGTTCAGGACGTCGTCGAGGTCGACCTCGGCGGGCACCTCGTCGCCGTGCCCAAAGGCGGTCTGTACGACCGGTTTCGGATGCAGACCGATCTCGACGAGATCGAGCGCGATCCCCGGGTTTCCAGCGTCGACTTCTTTCGCAAGCTACCCAAGGCCGAGGTGAACTCGGTGATCGGCCCGACGCTGACCCCGAACTTCTACTACCGCATCTCGACGGCACGGCTGGTCATGCTGGCTCGCTCCCGCGAGATCCGTACCCGGTTGCCCAAAGCGCTTGCACCCCTGGAGGTTGCACCGGGGATCGGTCTGGTGTCGGTGATGTTCTTCCGCTACGACGTCTGCGACATCGACTTCTACACCGAGGCCGCCGTCGGCGTCGCCGTCCGGCCGGCGCGGCACGGCAAATTGGGTTTCGCCGACCTTGCGAGCAGCCTGGCCAACGATCACCTGCATTCGTATGTGCTGTCGCTGCCGGTGAGCACCGAGATCGCCCAGGTGCGCGGGCATGACGGGTATGGCTTCCCCAAGTGGGTGACGGAACTCGACGTCACTATCGACGCGGACCGGGTAGTCGCGCGCGTTGGGAACGACGCCGGTGGGGTGGATATCGGGTTGTCGGCTGTCACGCCGGCTCAGGCGAAGTATGGGACGGGGGAGCGGGTTTCGACGCTCACGTCCTACACGTCACTTGGCGGTGCGTGGCATTCCACGTTGAGTCAGACCAACGTGCTCTCGGCCGGAGCCGCGCGGTTCCCGCGGGGTGTGGATCTGCAGATCGGGCAGGGACGGATGGCGGACGATCTGCGAGCGCTCAAACCGATCAAGACCATTCAGTTCGATGTCGTCACGGAAGGCCAACTCGCCCTGCATATGCCGGTGCCGATCTCGGTTCGGGGCTGA
- a CDS encoding protein-tyrosine phosphatase family protein, whose product MEWPHDDVLHAWWVQPNRLLAGEYPGATTPENAEAKIRVLLDAGIDTVIDLTTEGDRLTSYRALLRAAAEKSGRTARHFAHPIPDFGVIDDAGYDAILTRIHSELDAGRNVYVHCWGGKGRTGTVIGCLLAESGLSYDDVIARIAELRAGTRKAAYACPESAAQHDLLRARCAR is encoded by the coding sequence ATGGAGTGGCCACACGACGATGTCCTTCACGCGTGGTGGGTCCAGCCGAACCGGCTGCTGGCCGGTGAATACCCGGGTGCCACCACACCCGAGAACGCAGAAGCCAAGATCCGCGTCCTGCTCGACGCCGGAATCGACACCGTCATCGACCTCACCACCGAAGGTGACCGTCTGACGTCCTACCGAGCGCTGCTCCGCGCAGCGGCCGAGAAATCCGGGCGCACAGCGCGGCACTTCGCGCATCCGATTCCTGACTTCGGCGTCATCGATGATGCGGGCTACGACGCAATACTGACGCGCATCCACTCCGAGTTGGACGCCGGCCGAAATGTATACGTGCACTGCTGGGGCGGGAAGGGCCGGACCGGCACAGTGATCGGGTGCCTGCTCGCTGAATCCGGATTGAGCTACGACGATGTCATCGCACGCATCGCCGAACTACGCGCAGGGACAAGGAAAGCCGCATACGCCTGCCCAGAGTCCGCTGCGCAGCACGACCTTCTGCGAGCGCGCTGCGCCCGGTAG
- a CDS encoding TetR/AcrR family transcriptional regulator gives MATSTRSYHHGDLPSALVQAALELLEEGGATELSLRAAARRAGVSTAAPYRHFADRDALLSAVAAVGYRDLAAQLAAASPTPKTPDDLADIAIAYVNFALKRPGLFRAMFAEPCDPTSPERVAAVEAISEYLRAIVQQAIPTSDPDAMANAVWALVHGLAFLHLDGKFDAASPETISTTVRAAVSAALGQLT, from the coding sequence ATGGCCACGTCAACAAGGTCGTATCATCACGGCGACCTGCCGAGCGCGCTCGTGCAGGCCGCGCTGGAACTGCTCGAGGAAGGCGGCGCGACCGAGCTGTCCCTGCGCGCGGCGGCCCGGCGTGCGGGCGTATCCACCGCCGCGCCCTACCGTCATTTCGCCGACCGCGACGCTTTGTTGTCCGCGGTCGCCGCGGTGGGCTATCGCGATCTGGCCGCCCAATTGGCAGCAGCGAGCCCCACGCCGAAAACTCCGGACGATCTCGCCGACATCGCCATCGCCTACGTGAACTTCGCGCTGAAACGCCCCGGTCTGTTCCGGGCCATGTTCGCCGAACCCTGCGATCCCACCAGCCCCGAACGGGTCGCTGCAGTGGAGGCCATCAGCGAGTACCTCAGAGCGATTGTGCAGCAGGCGATTCCCACGTCAGATCCGGATGCGATGGCGAATGCCGTGTGGGCGCTCGTTCACGGCCTGGCGTTCTTGCACCTCGACGGCAAATTCGATGCCGCGTCCCCCGAGACCATCTCCACGACAGTGCGCGCAGCGGTGTCGGCGGCGCTCGGGCAACTCACCTGA